One Megalopta genalis isolate 19385.01 chromosome 5, iyMegGena1_principal, whole genome shotgun sequence DNA window includes the following coding sequences:
- the LOC117218077 gene encoding EF-hand domain-containing family member B: MEELCKKIENECFNRSQETESCAIEKTIKYKKSDIRECFIDYSLEDKVAALKCMIDYNEKHAEDAPVHSSAPKTTIGVKECMQADQETQFQTIISELRNTVMNSYWNKEVGKTPYQTPNLPIGMNPWETVFGKKIRSETTMNELLQAKTNQMDILKPDILDMYKKSHNSYLPAEQIRRNYKEPFNQASCFGKYNNADVEGTRVKKRLTWINSNPSTLVNSILADFKERTCSRVGEVRNYKQADIFMDMVHGKAIKRVQTNILSDYPINNVVVEEKKYLQYINGLRQKYKRQFPEIPFLDIQEELANLDQDYTGKLPEDTVFSTLMKYKMYINKVQLTPLLDLLSIRKEKNVNYTELLNLLNWKYIFPTLPKIKSVPLECQCYHTAYKDVIGNIKETDTTKEVLHKTLKDDRTTAYDLIFPSVFTRYGLDRNDLTKPHDKEEIRTIFTNIGVHFTDDSFNLLWTEGLKEYNVQNLSVLTFKNLCDKYNVTIDKKDS, translated from the exons ATGGAAGAATTAtgtaaaaaaatagaaaatgaatGTTTTAACAGATCTCAAGAAACTGAAAGCTGCGCGATTGAAAAAACG ATCAAATATAAAAAGTCCGATATTAGAGAATGTTTCATTGACTATTCTCTGGAAGACAAAGTTGCAGCTTTGAAATGCATGATTGACTACAATGAAAAACATGCAGAAGACGCGCCAGTGCATAGTAGCGCGCCTAAAACTACTATCGGT GTAAAGGAATGTATGCAAGCAGACCAAGAAACACAGTTCCAAACCATAATTTCAGAGTTAAGAAATACTGTGATGAATAGCTACTGGAATAAAGAAGTTGGCAAAACACCTTATCAAACTCCGAATCTTCCAATTGGCatgaatccatgggaaacagtcTTCGGAAAGAAAATTAGATCTG AGACAACCATGAATGAATTACTTCAGGCaaaaacgaatcaaatggatatTTTGAAGCCAGATATACTTGATATGTATAAAAAAAGCCATAACAGCTACCTGCCTGCAGAGCAAATTAGAAGAAA TTATAAGGAACCATTCAATCAAGCTTCttgctttggaaaatataataatgcaGATGTTGAGGGCACAAGAGTTAAAAAACGGCTAACATGGATTAATTCCAATCCTTCTACACTTGTTAATTCCATTCTAGCTGATTTTAAGGAACGGACGTGTTCTCGTGTTGGAGAAGTAAG AAATTATAAACAAGCAGATATATTTATGGACATGGTACATGGAAAGGCAATTAAAAGGGTTCAAACGAATATCCTATCCGACTATCCTATTAATAATGTTGTTGTGGAAGAGAagaaatatttgcaatatatcaATGGTTTGCGTCAGAAGTATAAAAGACAATTCCCAGAAATTCCGTTTCTGGATATTCAAGAAGAGCTGGCCAATCTTGATCAA GACTACACAGGAAAACTACCAGAAGACACAGTCTTCTCTacattaatgaaatataaaatgtacATAAACAAAGTACAGTTAACACCACTATTGGATCTCCTTTCAATACGTAAAGAGAAAAATGTTAATTACACAGAACTACTGAATCTCTTAAATTGGAAATACATCTTTCCAACATTACCAAAAATCAAGA GTGTTCCTTTAGAGTGTCAATGTTATCATACTGCGTATAAGGACGTGATTGGAAACATAAAAGAAACAGATACTACAA AGGAAGTTCTGCACAAAACTTTGAAAGATGACAGAACTACAGCTTATGATCTCATCTTCCCATCTGTCTTTACCAGATATGGTCTGGACCGTAACGACCTTACCAAA CCACATGATAAAGAAGAGATAAGAACTATATTTACAAATATAGGTGTTCATTTTACTGATGACAGTTTCAATTTACTTTGGACAGAAGGATTAAAAGAGTATAACGTACAGAACTTATCAGTGCTAACTTTTAAAAATTTGTGTGATAAATATAACGTGACAATTGATAAAAAGGATTCATAA
- the EMC4 gene encoding ER membrane protein complex subunit 4, protein MAVKQNTKRSKWALDFAHKSKQDKNADIPAPPGYTPAVALFHAAESIRETDSNHLIMKKSWDLALGPLKQVPMNLFIMYMAGNSIAIFPIMMVGMLIIRPVKALFTLQQTFKVIEGTHAFGQKFVYFLGQLVNMALALYKCQSMGLLPTHASDWLAFVEPPARLEYSGGGFIYV, encoded by the exons ATGGCGGTCAAACAAAATACAAAACGATCGAAATGGGCCTTGGACTTTGCTCACAA AAGTAAACAAGACAAAAATGCAGATATCCCTGCACCTCCAGGCTATACGCCGGCAGTTGCATTGTTTCATGCTGCAGAATCAATTCGGGAGACGGATTCGAATCATTTGATCATGAAAAAGTCATGGGACCTGGCATTGGGTCCTCTCAAACAAGTTccaatgaatttatttataatgtaCATGGCTGGTAACTCTATAGCAATATTTCCAATCATGATGGTCGGTATGCTGATAATTAGGCCAGTGAAAGCACTGTTCACTCTCCAACAAA CATTTAAAGTCATCGAGGGAACTCATGCTTTCGGTCAAAAATTTGTCTACTTCCTCGGTCAGCTTGTGAACATGGCACTAGCACTGTACAAGTGTCAATCAATGGGTCTGCTCCCAACACATGCCTCTGACTGGCTAGCATTCGTGGAGCCACCGGCTCGGCTGGAATACTCCGGTGGTGGATTTATATATGTATGA